Proteins encoded in a region of the Suncus etruscus isolate mSunEtr1 chromosome 1, mSunEtr1.pri.cur, whole genome shotgun sequence genome:
- the LOC126004732 gene encoding nucleoside diphosphate kinase B, producing MANTERTFIAIKPDGVQRGLVGEIIKRFEQKGFRLVAMKFLQASEDLLKQHYIDLKDRPFFPGLVKYMNSGPVVAMVWEGLNVVKTGRVMLGETNPADSKPGTIRGDFCIQVGRNIIHGSDSVKSAEKEISLWFKPEELVNYKSCAFDWIYE from the exons ATGGCCAACACGGAACGCACCTTCATCGCCATCAAGCCCGACGGCGTGCAGCGCGGCCTGGTGGGCGAGATCATCAAGCGCTTCGAGCAGAAGGGATTCCGCCTCGTGGCCATGAAGTTCCTGCAG GCCTCTGAGGACCTCCTGAAGCAGCATTACATTGACCTCAAAGACCGACCATTCTTCCCAGGGCTTGTGAAATACATGAACTCTGGGCCAGTGGTGGCCATG GTCTGGGAGGGGCTGAATGTTGTGAAGACAGGGCGAGTGATGCTTGGGGAGACCAACCCAGCAGATTCTAAGCCTGGCACCATTCGAGGGGACTTCTGCATTCAGGTTGGCAG GAACATCATTCATGGCAGTGACTCAGTAAAAAGTGCTGAGAAAGAAATCAGTCTGTGGTTTAAACCCGAAGAACTGGTGAATTATAAGTCCTGTGCTTTTGACTGGATCTACGAATAA